In Paenibacillus sp. 1781tsa1, one DNA window encodes the following:
- a CDS encoding LuxR C-terminal-related transcriptional regulator: MQQEHTAGLHVDWLQFMILTTKLELPPLPADTMDRPRLSLQRKELFQSKVTLLTAPAGSGKSTLLGSWVRSEAVHAACVCLDDKDQDPLQFWLYIIHALDRVSKELCGDVLPHFLQRYPIDPRSALILLLNRVDQTNQHTLLILDDYHAVTQPKIHEQMQYFIENLPLSIHLVLSSRTYPPFKLEKLRLRGELKQFTLQELAFTPEEGIEFCQEIMQLDIAGGDARGWVQQTEGWAAGLKLLALSHAWGGNALVSPMNSISSPLSREDHGATGERTISDYLLEEVFQRQSPEMQQFLLRTAITRRMNSSLCQVLSDMQEAPQLLRQLEKEHLFLVPLDREAHWYRYHHLFSAFLKRELDRCGAEQVNELHALAALWYEQQGYPAEALDHYILGQHMQDAARLLEELFAHFIMGEWWTLRRYFDVVPLEIVKSRPKLYMSYLFLVAREMPYGQMVKQLDELEHVIRVHLQGQLEPEIIGYLLQVICVMRAYMAYLNRDLDGLAHYLVSYIDQGYPDDIAFQYMDYDRRESMRLRSFHGVNGYLRRGEACFGAITERWYAEHAYVTSYYGVGYGEILMEQDRIAEAISYADRALEVALQIKVAALLVPAYVLKSRLELTLGRPEEGLKLLQRVSGLLSVKDMDYWEPALSAHQNRILIEMSPVESSHTILAKPANEGDVAAEISCDQIFRSMVRIRAMIILEQYNYAREELRRIRKQAEERDLLAEQVECALLESIMLQKQALTDASVVALSRALVLGGPEGYIRSFVAEGEQMKQLLQRYLSLRRMKAIHDDGVKMAYVKQLLSAFASDKRLRGLSSVGEAKLDTKEVGLSPMEQKIFGHIAEGLTSKQIAAEFGISPGTVNTHIRRVFAKLGASSRTHAVQIAEQRGLL, translated from the coding sequence ATGCAACAGGAACATACCGCTGGTCTCCACGTGGACTGGCTTCAATTTATGATTTTAACAACCAAACTGGAACTTCCACCCTTGCCAGCAGATACAATGGACCGTCCACGGCTAAGTTTGCAACGCAAAGAATTGTTCCAATCCAAAGTCACTTTGTTGACTGCCCCGGCGGGTTCAGGGAAATCAACACTTTTAGGTAGCTGGGTGAGAAGTGAAGCCGTTCATGCAGCCTGTGTTTGCCTGGATGATAAAGATCAGGACCCACTTCAGTTTTGGCTCTACATTATTCATGCACTGGATCGAGTGAGTAAGGAACTCTGCGGAGATGTACTGCCACATTTTTTGCAACGGTACCCGATAGACCCCAGGTCGGCATTGATATTATTGTTGAACCGCGTTGACCAGACCAATCAACATACGCTGCTCATTCTGGATGACTATCATGCAGTAACCCAGCCCAAGATTCATGAACAGATGCAATACTTTATTGAAAATCTTCCCTTATCCATTCATCTAGTTCTGTCTAGTCGCACATATCCTCCGTTCAAGCTTGAAAAGCTGCGTCTGAGAGGTGAATTGAAGCAATTTACACTTCAGGAACTGGCATTTACGCCAGAAGAGGGCATTGAATTTTGCCAAGAGATTATGCAATTGGATATTGCCGGGGGAGATGCGCGTGGTTGGGTACAGCAGACGGAGGGTTGGGCTGCCGGATTGAAGCTGCTCGCTTTATCTCATGCATGGGGTGGAAACGCGTTGGTCAGCCCTATGAATTCGATATCGTCACCTCTGTCTCGTGAAGATCATGGAGCAACTGGCGAGAGGACGATTTCGGATTACCTGCTTGAAGAGGTATTCCAGCGTCAGTCACCGGAAATGCAGCAATTTCTGCTCCGGACAGCGATCACAAGAAGAATGAACAGCAGTTTATGTCAGGTATTAAGTGATATGCAGGAAGCTCCACAATTGTTAAGGCAACTGGAGAAGGAACATCTTTTTCTTGTTCCACTTGATCGGGAAGCGCACTGGTATCGTTATCATCATTTGTTCTCTGCATTTCTAAAGCGTGAGCTGGATCGTTGTGGTGCTGAACAAGTTAATGAATTACATGCTCTTGCTGCACTTTGGTATGAACAACAAGGATACCCGGCTGAAGCGCTGGATCATTATATTCTCGGACAGCACATGCAGGATGCAGCGAGACTGCTGGAAGAGTTGTTTGCCCATTTTATTATGGGAGAGTGGTGGACGCTCCGGCGATACTTTGATGTTGTGCCACTGGAGATCGTGAAATCACGTCCAAAATTATATATGTCTTACCTGTTCCTTGTTGCACGTGAGATGCCTTATGGACAGATGGTAAAGCAGTTGGATGAACTCGAACACGTGATCCGGGTGCATCTTCAAGGGCAGCTGGAACCTGAGATTATCGGGTATTTGTTGCAAGTTATATGTGTGATGCGAGCATACATGGCCTATTTGAACAGAGATTTGGATGGGTTGGCTCATTATTTGGTTTCCTACATTGATCAGGGCTATCCTGATGATATTGCCTTTCAATATATGGACTATGATCGGAGAGAGAGCATGCGCCTGCGCAGCTTTCATGGCGTTAATGGCTACTTGAGGCGTGGGGAAGCTTGCTTCGGAGCGATTACGGAACGTTGGTATGCTGAACATGCCTATGTAACGTCCTACTATGGTGTTGGATATGGTGAGATTTTAATGGAACAGGATCGAATTGCAGAAGCGATAAGTTATGCGGACCGAGCGCTTGAAGTGGCTTTGCAGATCAAGGTGGCTGCGTTGCTCGTTCCTGCGTATGTACTCAAGTCCAGACTTGAACTTACACTGGGCAGACCTGAGGAAGGCTTGAAACTGCTTCAGCGGGTCTCGGGTTTATTATCTGTGAAGGATATGGATTACTGGGAACCTGCACTGTCAGCGCATCAAAACCGAATTTTAATTGAAATGAGTCCGGTGGAATCGTCCCATACCATTCTGGCTAAGCCTGCAAACGAAGGAGATGTAGCTGCTGAGATCAGCTGTGATCAGATCTTCCGATCCATGGTTCGCATACGTGCGATGATCATTCTTGAGCAGTATAATTATGCGCGAGAGGAACTGAGACGAATCCGTAAACAGGCTGAAGAACGGGACTTGCTTGCTGAACAGGTAGAGTGTGCTCTGCTAGAGTCAATCATGCTGCAAAAGCAGGCACTTACAGATGCCAGTGTTGTAGCGTTATCCCGTGCTCTGGTGCTGGGAGGGCCCGAAGGGTATATCCGTTCATTTGTTGCTGAAGGTGAACAGATGAAGCAGCTGCTACAGAGATACCTGTCTCTGCGTCGCATGAAGGCAATACACGATGATGGTGTGAAAATGGCTTATGTAAAACAGTTATTATCTGCTTTTGCAAGTGACAAACGATTGAGAGGCCTCTCATCTGTAGGAGAGGCAAAGCTGGATACAAAGGAAGTGGGACTCAGCCCGATGGAGCAAAAAATATTCGGTCACATCGCTGAGGGCCTGACCAGCAAACAGATTGCTGCCGAGTTTGGCATCTCACCCGGAACCGTTAATACACACATTCGCCGAGTGTTCGCGAAGCTGGGTGCGAGTAGTCGAACTCATGCTGTACAAATCGCGGAGCAGCGGGGATTATTATAA
- a CDS encoding S-layer homology domain-containing protein has translation MSTRISKREVYTKNKIRKVSPYLAALLSLSVISVPGTVHAASDAVNIRDLQQAAPWAKQAIERAAERQMILADKAGNFNPSATLTRGDLAYTLAQLLELNVLSSVQLPDQLFRDLDRNAENGSYIRALQLSGIMNGYPDGTFRPAGLVTREELATTIIRALKAKGYDETLNLTKELSFKDTSDISAWALPSVQQAVELGILKGENGNFAPKRSTSRQEMAVIAFRTTEVIQALDEAANQGGTNSESNPDEPGKGIEVQGTTSGGNNAGNGIGNANSNSGVTPGNGTGSTGGGGGSAPTTPTNPSTPSNPGTGNRAPLVISGGLPDQELTLDHAALDLNVSTYFSDPDGDELQFSVITGDATIVSSTVVEKVIRLVPQAAGETLLTIKAVDVRGASVTAQLKVKVQPNTISRQFPDPYLAGAIAYWLQKDVNDPLTKDELVEALIQTNGGLYARNAGISDLTGVEIFKGLNVTEIDLSGNAISKADASGFDQLNWLDLSGNELTQINVTGLDQLEYLNLANNRLPLLDVSGLDSLQKLDLNSNELFHLPTGIAGLSDLQYLDVSNNAIPLREEPDFTMHHTLLQRVYMYDFNDAPPVLVEAPAGNIAYVHGNEIEIDLSFMFEDEDDARSTLTLQADSPDPQLADVRMIGQKLYVTALGTSSEPIRIEVIATDPLGRIGVGHVYVDLKEIE, from the coding sequence ATGTCAACACGAATATCCAAACGAGAAGTTTATACGAAAAATAAGATCCGTAAAGTCTCGCCTTATTTGGCAGCCCTTCTGTCTTTATCCGTCATTTCTGTTCCCGGGACAGTGCATGCAGCGTCCGATGCTGTAAACATTCGTGACTTGCAGCAGGCAGCACCGTGGGCCAAGCAAGCCATTGAAAGGGCTGCCGAGCGACAGATGATTCTGGCGGACAAAGCAGGGAATTTCAACCCGAGCGCAACGTTAACAAGAGGTGACCTTGCATACACGCTGGCTCAACTATTGGAATTGAACGTGCTGTCGTCCGTCCAGCTTCCAGATCAGTTATTCAGGGATCTGGATCGTAACGCTGAGAATGGTTCCTATATTCGTGCACTTCAATTATCTGGAATTATGAATGGTTATCCGGATGGTACGTTTCGTCCTGCCGGTCTGGTAACAAGGGAAGAGCTGGCAACGACAATTATCCGTGCTTTGAAGGCTAAAGGATATGATGAAACATTAAATTTGACCAAAGAGTTGTCATTTAAGGATACTTCCGACATTAGTGCCTGGGCTTTGCCAAGTGTACAACAGGCTGTTGAATTGGGAATCTTGAAAGGGGAAAATGGAAACTTTGCGCCGAAGCGTTCTACTTCCAGACAGGAAATGGCCGTGATCGCATTCCGCACAACTGAAGTCATTCAAGCGCTTGATGAAGCTGCGAATCAAGGAGGCACCAATTCGGAATCCAATCCTGATGAGCCAGGAAAGGGAATTGAGGTGCAGGGTACAACTTCAGGCGGCAATAACGCAGGGAACGGTATAGGGAACGCAAACAGTAATTCCGGGGTGACACCAGGGAATGGAACTGGAAGTACGGGTGGAGGAGGTGGATCTGCGCCAACCACTCCAACGAATCCTTCCACTCCGTCCAATCCAGGTACGGGGAACAGGGCGCCACTGGTTATTAGTGGCGGTTTGCCTGATCAGGAACTTACACTAGATCATGCCGCATTAGACTTGAATGTCTCCACGTATTTTAGTGATCCAGATGGTGATGAATTGCAATTCAGTGTCATAACCGGAGATGCAACCATTGTTTCCTCTACTGTCGTAGAAAAAGTGATTCGACTTGTACCTCAAGCTGCTGGAGAAACATTGCTGACAATCAAAGCTGTCGATGTTCGGGGCGCAAGTGTCACGGCACAACTCAAGGTTAAGGTACAGCCCAACACGATAAGTCGTCAATTTCCTGATCCATATTTGGCTGGAGCTATTGCATATTGGTTGCAAAAGGATGTAAATGATCCACTGACCAAAGATGAATTGGTGGAAGCACTCATTCAGACCAATGGAGGATTGTATGCGAGAAATGCGGGCATTTCCGATCTGACAGGAGTCGAGATATTCAAAGGATTGAATGTAACCGAAATTGATCTGTCCGGAAACGCCATAAGCAAAGCAGATGCTTCTGGATTCGATCAATTGAATTGGCTTGATTTATCCGGTAACGAACTGACGCAAATTAATGTGACAGGACTGGACCAGCTGGAGTATCTGAATCTCGCGAATAATCGACTTCCTTTATTGGATGTGAGCGGACTAGATTCCTTGCAAAAACTAGATCTGAACAGTAATGAGCTTTTTCATCTACCAACTGGAATTGCTGGACTGTCTGATCTGCAATACTTGGATGTGAGTAACAATGCCATACCCCTGAGAGAAGAGCCGGACTTCACAATGCATCATACGTTGCTACAACGTGTGTACATGTATGATTTTAATGATGCTCCCCCTGTGCTGGTGGAGGCACCTGCGGGTAATATCGCTTATGTTCATGGAAATGAGATTGAGATCGACCTGTCCTTTATGTTTGAAGATGAAGATGACGCTAGATCAACTCTCACACTACAGGCTGACTCCCCTGATCCACAACTGGCAGATGTCAGAATGATTGGACAGAAACTATACGTTACTGCACTGGGAACGAGTAGTGAGCCTATTCGGATTGAGGTGATAGCTACCGACCCTCTGGGCAGAATTGGTGTAGGTCACGTGTACGTTGATTTGAAAGAAATAGAGTAA
- a CDS encoding GNAT family N-acetyltransferase gives MSQININPSTSEDSEYVRQQLIAFNAAHVSEELRHRYEELNFNIKNETGKIVAGVLSTLCWNWLEVDILWVDSEQRHRGYGSQLLLEVERIAREKSCDFVMLNTFSYQAPEFYKKHGYQIITTIENAPTVHSHYYFKKDLT, from the coding sequence ATGTCCCAAATAAATATCAATCCAAGTACTTCAGAGGATTCAGAGTATGTTCGCCAGCAACTTATCGCATTTAATGCTGCACATGTGAGCGAGGAATTAAGGCATCGTTACGAAGAACTGAATTTCAATATCAAAAATGAGACCGGCAAGATTGTCGCAGGTGTGCTTAGTACACTTTGCTGGAACTGGCTGGAGGTTGATATTCTATGGGTGGATTCTGAACAGCGGCATCGTGGATATGGTTCACAGTTGTTGCTTGAAGTTGAACGAATTGCACGAGAGAAATCTTGTGATTTTGTCATGTTAAATACCTTCTCCTATCAAGCACCGGAATTTTACAAGAAGCATGGCTACCAAATAATCACAACGATCGAGAATGCACCGACTGTACACAGTCATTATTATTTTAAGAAGGACCTCACGTAA
- a CDS encoding GNAT family N-acetyltransferase: MVTIKGIELEDLPALSQLYNELMGMPTNEQQMKKMFQYIQQNGHYHVLGAFYNGKLVGSVMGIECMDLVGPCKPFMVVENVIVSDQVRRQGIGQRLMLQIERIAKDLGCGYMILVSGDQRKEAHIFYEKLGFKDEKVQGYRKHL, encoded by the coding sequence ATGGTTACCATTAAAGGAATCGAACTTGAAGACTTACCGGCACTAAGCCAGCTATACAATGAGTTGATGGGAATGCCCACCAATGAGCAGCAGATGAAAAAGATGTTCCAATACATACAGCAGAACGGTCATTATCATGTGCTTGGGGCATTTTACAATGGCAAACTGGTTGGGTCCGTTATGGGGATTGAGTGTATGGATCTGGTGGGTCCATGCAAACCGTTCATGGTTGTGGAGAATGTGATTGTATCTGATCAGGTACGCAGGCAGGGCATTGGGCAGAGATTAATGCTCCAGATTGAGCGGATTGCGAAAGATCTGGGTTGTGGTTACATGATTCTGGTGTCTGGCGATCAGCGCAAGGAAGCGCATATATTTTATGAGAAGCTGGGTTTCAAGGATGAGAAGGTTCAGGGTTACCGGAAGCATCTTTAA
- a CDS encoding RtcB family protein, producing MRIVDNIKVWGEPLENAVSQAVTCSQYGDVLGVALMADHHKGYSQPIGGVVAYRNMISPSGVGYDIACGNKAVRTNLMWDDIRDQIVTIMDDINSTISFGVGRNNLTPVDHELFDDGSWKMFDTIEPGLQHKLKTLARNQLGTVGSGNHFVDIFVEEATGKVWIANHFGSRGFGHKVASGFLNLAAGRQFSGKAPGESMDQPPTLFDLNSEMGDMYWDGMTLAGRYAYAGRDYVIEQVLGILGASAEYAVHNHHNFAWKEQHMGEEVVVVRKGATPLAPGQLGFVGGSMGDISVIVEGIHSEENTESFRSTVHGAGRTMSRTQAAGKMNYKLRTRMGGEISEAQMQEAIRAYGVELRGAGTDESPFVYKKLQDVLNAHANTLKINHVLRPVGVAMAGGNEFDPYKD from the coding sequence ATGCGTATCGTAGATAACATTAAAGTCTGGGGGGAGCCGCTGGAGAACGCCGTAAGTCAGGCGGTGACTTGTTCGCAATATGGAGATGTCTTGGGTGTGGCTCTGATGGCCGACCACCACAAAGGTTACTCGCAACCCATCGGTGGTGTTGTTGCTTATCGGAATATGATCAGTCCGTCAGGTGTCGGATATGATATTGCCTGTGGCAACAAGGCTGTGCGCACCAATCTGATGTGGGATGATATTCGGGATCAGATTGTGACGATTATGGATGACATCAATTCGACCATATCTTTCGGCGTGGGTCGTAACAACCTAACACCCGTGGATCATGAACTGTTCGACGACGGGAGCTGGAAGATGTTCGATACCATTGAACCAGGATTACAACATAAGCTAAAGACACTCGCACGCAATCAACTCGGGACCGTAGGCAGTGGCAATCATTTTGTGGATATTTTTGTAGAAGAGGCAACGGGAAAGGTGTGGATCGCGAATCATTTTGGCAGCCGCGGGTTCGGTCACAAAGTGGCGAGTGGGTTCCTTAACCTTGCCGCAGGGCGTCAGTTCAGTGGCAAAGCTCCGGGCGAATCCATGGATCAACCGCCTACGTTGTTTGACCTGAACAGCGAAATGGGTGATATGTATTGGGATGGAATGACTTTGGCGGGCAGATACGCCTATGCAGGACGTGATTATGTTATTGAACAGGTACTGGGAATTCTCGGGGCAAGTGCTGAATACGCCGTACATAACCATCACAACTTTGCCTGGAAGGAACAACACATGGGTGAAGAGGTAGTGGTGGTCCGCAAAGGTGCAACGCCGCTGGCACCCGGGCAACTCGGTTTTGTTGGAGGCAGTATGGGCGATATCTCGGTAATTGTGGAGGGAATCCATAGCGAGGAGAATACCGAGTCATTCCGCAGCACCGTACATGGGGCAGGGCGCACGATGAGCCGAACCCAGGCGGCTGGCAAAATGAATTACAAGCTGCGCACACGTATGGGCGGTGAGATTAGCGAAGCACAGATGCAAGAGGCGATTCGTGCCTATGGTGTTGAGCTGCGGGGAGCGGGCACAGACGAAAGTCCGTTTGTGTATAAGAAACTGCAAGACGTGCTGAACGCACATGCGAATACGCTGAAAATCAACCATGTGCTGCGTCCCGTTGGTGTTGCCATGGCCGGAGGTAACGAATTCGATCCGTATAAGGATTAG
- a CDS encoding DUF4272 domain-containing protein, with product MRNCAIYSSQFDLDQLFEVIQSIYPEGTIKRREDKTHIQVTQKKWLSKKNKGFNIMTSQTHPEEFTTMIQGMLGFLSQIEGRNASLQEKVLIKCSTLNMVVGIETEEDISEEFFGELLRLADALDAVIFWGGGSLLNAQGQLLLDVNGESEVEDYTVTAHTSFLDDAGTQSESAIQRKARSEQRLTEQGIPYNANLPARAGEEHTTIRSKEEVARRAVALCLAALKGECLGAGESADDTAALVQEVIDKYDAESFFSPVEKRFIDQHGAEQQEIISFSWGYEAYHVMLWALGYVKELGAPTELCNVGKDVGYLQQKDSFADFLSDASLRNKSEILDEADLIYRYNWVCVDSRVNDKTPPVGLNGGVAYERHRALNWLICYLDQAWDDVRTDT from the coding sequence ATGAGAAATTGTGCGATATACAGCTCTCAGTTTGACCTGGATCAGCTGTTTGAAGTGATTCAATCCATTTATCCTGAGGGTACGATTAAACGCCGGGAAGACAAGACTCATATTCAAGTGACTCAGAAAAAATGGCTAAGTAAAAAAAACAAAGGTTTTAATATCATGACCAGCCAGACACATCCTGAGGAATTTACGACCATGATTCAGGGGATGCTTGGATTTTTGAGTCAGATTGAGGGGCGCAATGCTTCGCTTCAGGAAAAGGTATTGATCAAATGTTCTACACTGAACATGGTGGTTGGTATTGAGACGGAAGAGGATATCTCGGAAGAATTCTTCGGCGAATTGTTGCGCTTGGCAGATGCTCTGGATGCCGTCATTTTCTGGGGAGGTGGATCTCTGCTGAATGCACAAGGCCAGTTATTGCTGGATGTGAATGGAGAATCTGAGGTAGAGGATTACACGGTGACAGCGCACACCAGTTTCCTGGACGATGCTGGAACCCAGTCAGAGTCTGCAATTCAACGTAAAGCCCGTTCAGAGCAACGGTTGACGGAACAAGGCATTCCGTATAATGCGAACTTGCCTGCAAGGGCCGGAGAAGAGCACACCACAATTCGGAGTAAAGAAGAAGTCGCGCGCCGTGCGGTGGCCCTGTGTCTCGCCGCGCTTAAGGGTGAGTGTCTGGGAGCGGGCGAAAGTGCGGATGATACCGCAGCACTGGTTCAGGAAGTGATCGACAAGTATGATGCTGAATCCTTCTTCTCACCCGTAGAGAAGAGGTTTATCGACCAGCACGGAGCAGAGCAGCAGGAGATCATCTCCTTCTCTTGGGGATATGAAGCGTACCACGTGATGTTGTGGGCGCTTGGTTATGTGAAGGAACTGGGTGCACCAACGGAGTTGTGTAACGTAGGGAAGGATGTCGGTTATTTGCAACAGAAGGACAGCTTTGCCGACTTTCTCTCCGATGCATCTCTGCGTAATAAGAGCGAGATTCTGGATGAAGCAGATCTGATCTACCGCTACAACTGGGTATGCGTGGATAGTCGTGTGAATGACAAAACACCTCCCGTAGGACTGAATGGTGGAGTGGCTTATGAACGTCACCGTGCATTGAACTGGCTGATCTGTTATCTGGATCAGGCGTGGGATGATGTGCGTACAGATACGTAG
- a CDS encoding LacI family DNA-binding transcriptional regulator: MMKTKVTIQEIAHFTGLSKFAVSRALSGKSGVSDQTRDVILKAAGKLGYFKDNSMLSGELYNSHEIQETKNTRSSGTILILFPNVRYQNQDSVYWGPVFNGISSKLNQKGINILTLTEPSADQLFTLLNPDAIRGIITVGSISTPILLEIKRLSIPVVMVDHLDPVFHSDSIFTDNFASMREIMLYLLRKGFKTFQFVGNIGDAHSFYERWIAYTSVLMGHGMEIDQIPELSNQALDEFRQTFTSVISEDNLPEVFVCANDFYGLYTIEALESMGIRVPDQCVVTGFDNLYDNIPLLATVNVNKELLGARAVDQMLWRIANPESNVEKKLILADVIIREQFGRHSG, encoded by the coding sequence ATGATGAAGACAAAGGTAACAATTCAGGAGATTGCACATTTTACGGGTTTGTCGAAATTCGCGGTGTCAAGAGCTTTGTCTGGAAAATCAGGAGTTAGCGATCAAACGAGGGATGTCATTCTCAAGGCCGCTGGCAAACTTGGATATTTCAAAGATAACAGCATGTTGTCTGGTGAACTGTATAACAGCCATGAAATTCAGGAAACGAAGAACACACGTTCAAGCGGAACGATCTTGATTTTGTTTCCCAATGTTCGGTACCAAAATCAAGACTCCGTATACTGGGGACCCGTCTTTAACGGGATTTCTTCCAAGCTGAACCAAAAAGGGATTAATATTCTGACCTTGACGGAACCATCAGCAGACCAGCTATTCACCCTGCTCAACCCGGATGCCATTCGTGGAATCATTACCGTGGGCTCGATCTCGACTCCGATTCTGCTTGAAATCAAGCGGCTCAGTATTCCCGTTGTCATGGTAGATCATCTGGACCCTGTTTTCCACAGTGATAGCATATTTACCGATAACTTTGCATCCATGCGAGAGATCATGCTCTATTTGCTCCGCAAAGGCTTCAAAACATTTCAGTTCGTTGGCAATATCGGGGATGCTCACAGTTTCTATGAACGCTGGATTGCATACACTTCTGTACTTATGGGCCATGGGATGGAAATAGATCAGATCCCCGAACTGAGTAATCAGGCATTGGATGAGTTCCGCCAGACGTTCACTTCGGTGATCAGTGAGGATAACCTGCCTGAAGTGTTTGTATGTGCGAATGATTTCTATGGGCTATACACCATAGAAGCCCTTGAGAGTATGGGGATTCGTGTACCCGATCAGTGTGTTGTCACGGGATTTGATAATCTATATGACAATATCCCATTACTGGCTACTGTCAATGTGAACAAGGAATTGCTCGGTGCGCGTGCAGTGGATCAGATGTTATGGCGCATTGCGAATCCAGAAAGCAACGTCGAGAAAAAATTAATTCTTGCTGACGTCATTATTCGTGAACAGTTTGGCAGGCATAGTGGATAA
- a CDS encoding ABC transporter substrate-binding protein, with protein MIRRWNVLPLMLLAVMLFVSACSGGGAAQTGTEADGTTNSGNSTEISETEKEGGAEEAVANVPDLGGRVIKVAAWWDLKPTGETASDKARLDKIAEVEKKYNVKLEFVNVPFEEYMNKFTTSALAGEPFADIVQMEYKSALPAILKGQLLPLSEFTTPENNINQEANLITKFPAIAGNEYAFESPTSIGLGLHYNRDLFKKLSLPDPQELYNQGKWDWDKFMELAKQATKDTNNDGKIDVYGFSGWALDVVRHFTAANGGTIVDDEHSKEGLSDPKTIEAAEFVKRLYNVENVVKVKTGDKTNWEESNTFKDGDVALFTAAEWQLGDLTFAVGVVPIPNGPQGSKEVTYANNAASAKFIPKGVEDPKIVYQIYEETFDIPQIEEYPGQDYLESRYTDEKDIAIIREHIAGTGRILLDDAYTGYPFGDYVNDIIKNNASVTATAEKYKAQAQAAIDKLGKQ; from the coding sequence ATGATTAGAAGATGGAATGTTCTACCTCTGATGTTATTGGCCGTGATGCTTTTTGTATCCGCTTGCAGTGGTGGGGGGGCAGCGCAGACGGGGACCGAAGCAGACGGAACAACGAACTCAGGCAACAGCACCGAAATCTCTGAGACAGAGAAAGAGGGCGGAGCGGAGGAAGCTGTGGCGAATGTTCCTGATCTGGGTGGACGTGTCATTAAGGTCGCGGCCTGGTGGGACTTGAAACCGACGGGAGAGACAGCCTCCGATAAGGCCAGACTCGATAAAATTGCAGAGGTCGAGAAGAAATACAACGTAAAACTGGAATTCGTCAACGTGCCTTTCGAAGAATACATGAACAAATTCACCACGTCTGCGCTGGCCGGCGAACCATTCGCTGATATCGTTCAGATGGAATACAAATCCGCACTACCTGCTATCCTCAAAGGGCAATTGTTGCCCCTCTCCGAATTCACTACACCTGAGAACAACATCAACCAAGAGGCTAACCTGATTACTAAATTCCCTGCCATTGCAGGCAACGAATACGCCTTTGAATCGCCAACCAGCATTGGCCTGGGACTTCACTATAACCGTGACTTGTTCAAAAAATTATCTCTGCCTGATCCTCAAGAACTGTATAACCAAGGCAAATGGGATTGGGATAAATTCATGGAACTCGCCAAACAGGCAACCAAAGATACCAATAACGACGGAAAAATTGACGTATACGGATTTTCTGGCTGGGCGCTTGATGTCGTTCGTCATTTTACCGCTGCCAATGGTGGAACGATCGTGGATGATGAACATAGCAAGGAAGGATTGTCCGATCCGAAAACGATTGAAGCTGCCGAATTCGTCAAAAGACTGTACAACGTGGAAAATGTCGTGAAGGTCAAAACGGGCGACAAAACCAATTGGGAGGAAAGCAATACCTTTAAGGATGGAGACGTAGCCCTGTTTACCGCAGCCGAATGGCAGTTGGGCGATCTCACCTTTGCTGTCGGTGTTGTGCCGATTCCGAATGGACCACAGGGTAGCAAAGAGGTAACGTATGCAAACAACGCGGCATCAGCGAAATTCATTCCAAAAGGTGTGGAGGACCCAAAGATCGTCTACCAAATCTATGAAGAGACCTTCGACATCCCGCAGATTGAAGAGTATCCAGGTCAGGACTATCTGGAGAGTCGTTACACCGACGAGAAGGATATTGCCATCATTCGCGAGCACATCGCTGGAACAGGCCGCATCTTGCTGGATGATGCCTACACGGGATACCCTTTCGGGGATTATGTGAACGATATCATCAAAAACAATGCTTCCGTGACGGCAACAGCGGAGAAATATAAAGCACAGGCACAAGCTGCCATTGATAAACTCGGTAAACAATAA